The following coding sequences lie in one Halomonas sp. 'Soap Lake #6' genomic window:
- a CDS encoding aminotransferase class V-fold PLP-dependent enzyme, with product MTTTTSPSLPIYLDYAATTPVDARVADVMQRYLTVDQLFANPASRSHMLGWQAEQVVEQARRQVADTIGADPREIVWTSGATEANNLALIGFMRANRERGMHLVTSTIEHKAIVDTAKALESEGFEVTWLTPGRDGRTTPEQLRQAMRDDTALVSLMAVNNELGSINDIAALAEVAHEFGAAFHTDAAQAVGRIPLDVVAQQIDLMSLSGHKTYGPKGIGALYVKRHPAIRVEALIHGGGHERGMRSGTLPTHQIAGMGEAFALMQQQHQDDQTHIAKLREQFLSGLKGVDGIIANSPSEHVVPNILNLAFEGVDGEALLMALRDVAVSTGSACNSASVDPSYVLLGIGTPRSLALSSLRFSFGRFTQSSDIDHALTLLRHAVSGLRATR from the coding sequence ATGACCACAACAACCTCACCTTCGCTGCCAATTTACTTAGATTATGCTGCCACGACGCCAGTAGATGCCCGTGTGGCTGATGTAATGCAGCGCTATCTGACGGTTGACCAATTATTTGCTAACCCGGCCTCGCGTAGCCACATGCTCGGTTGGCAGGCTGAACAAGTAGTCGAGCAGGCACGTCGCCAAGTGGCTGATACTATCGGCGCAGATCCACGCGAAATTGTCTGGACCAGCGGTGCAACCGAGGCCAACAACTTAGCGTTAATCGGCTTTATGCGCGCCAACCGTGAACGCGGCATGCATCTGGTGACCTCAACTATTGAGCACAAGGCAATTGTTGATACCGCCAAAGCCTTGGAAAGCGAAGGTTTTGAAGTAACGTGGCTAACGCCAGGGCGGGACGGCCGTACAACGCCAGAGCAGCTCCGCCAAGCAATGCGCGATGACACTGCTCTTGTATCGCTGATGGCGGTAAATAACGAATTGGGCAGTATCAACGATATCGCAGCACTTGCGGAGGTTGCCCACGAATTCGGCGCTGCGTTTCATACCGATGCAGCTCAAGCTGTGGGCCGGATCCCCCTTGACGTAGTGGCACAGCAGATTGATTTGATGTCGCTTTCTGGTCACAAAACCTATGGCCCCAAAGGTATTGGCGCACTATACGTGAAACGCCACCCAGCTATTCGGGTTGAAGCATTGATCCATGGTGGCGGCCACGAGCGCGGCATGCGCTCGGGCACCCTCCCTACCCACCAAATTGCCGGGATGGGGGAAGCCTTCGCGTTAATGCAACAACAGCACCAGGACGACCAAACGCACATTGCCAAGCTACGTGAGCAATTTTTAAGCGGGCTTAAGGGCGTTGACGGCATTATCGCCAACTCCCCATCTGAGCACGTAGTGCCTAACATTTTGAATTTAGCGTTTGAAGGGGTTGATGGCGAGGCGTTATTGATGGCGCTGCGCGATGTTGCTGTATCGACCGGATCTGCCTGTAACTCAGCCAGCGTCGACCCCTCTTATGTTCTGCTGGGCATCGGTACGCCACGCAGCCTAGCACTTTCATCGCTACGCTTTAGCTTCGGGCGTTTTACCCAAAGTAGCGATATTGATCACGCCCTAACCCTGCTGCGCCACGCGGTGAGCGGCTTACGTGCCACACGTTAA
- the bamB gene encoding outer membrane protein assembly factor BamB — translation MTISLTKPLFSKHLLRVTLGAIAVALLAGCANKGEPAYTPKELRSFEETSSLNSVWRRNVGDGLGRARYPIAPAREGDTVFAADATGLVMALNADNGERKWQTRLDTPVSSALNAVAGYVYLGTRNGEVIAINQRDGSVSWRSRVSSEVLAAPQANQQLLLVQSIDGQVTALDRTSGEERWVYTSTQPSLTLRGTGTPMVIDPVTFIGTANGRLTTLDNRNGQPLWDMQIANPRGRSEVERLVDLAGQPVLSPDGRLFVTSYNGRVVALEATRGSVLWESNLSSRHTPILVGELLFVVTHNSHVVALDANSGREVWRNNKLEDRWLTAPAFADGRLVLGDFEGYVHLIDARGGDIVGRTRVHKSGISVRPVTEGKIIHVQANNGRLETLEVTP, via the coding sequence ATGACGATCAGCCTTACAAAACCACTTTTTTCCAAGCATTTGCTGCGCGTGACGTTAGGCGCAATTGCTGTGGCTTTACTCGCTGGCTGTGCCAATAAAGGGGAGCCAGCCTATACACCTAAAGAGCTACGCAGCTTTGAAGAAACATCATCGCTGAATAGCGTTTGGCGTAGAAACGTCGGTGATGGCCTGGGCCGCGCACGCTACCCTATTGCCCCTGCCCGTGAGGGGGATACGGTATTTGCCGCAGATGCCACAGGCTTAGTGATGGCATTAAATGCCGATAATGGCGAGCGTAAGTGGCAAACTCGGCTGGACACGCCGGTCTCAAGCGCACTGAATGCTGTGGCAGGCTACGTCTACCTAGGTACCCGCAATGGTGAAGTGATCGCCATCAACCAACGCGATGGTAGCGTAAGCTGGCGTTCACGAGTTTCCAGTGAAGTACTGGCAGCCCCTCAAGCTAACCAGCAGTTACTGCTGGTACAAAGCATTGATGGCCAAGTGACGGCGTTAGATCGTACTAGCGGTGAAGAGCGTTGGGTTTATACCAGCACCCAACCGTCGCTTACCTTACGTGGTACTGGCACCCCCATGGTGATCGACCCCGTCACCTTTATTGGTACGGCTAATGGTCGTTTAACCACCCTGGATAACCGTAATGGGCAGCCACTCTGGGATATGCAGATTGCCAATCCACGTGGGCGCAGTGAGGTTGAACGTCTGGTCGACTTAGCGGGCCAACCGGTGCTAAGCCCCGATGGGCGCTTATTTGTCACCAGCTATAATGGCCGCGTTGTCGCCCTTGAAGCTACCCGGGGCAGCGTATTGTGGGAAAGCAACCTGTCTAGCCGCCATACTCCCATTTTAGTCGGTGAGCTTTTATTTGTTGTTACCCACAACAGCCACGTTGTTGCCCTAGATGCCAACAGTGGCCGAGAGGTTTGGCGCAATAACAAGCTGGAAGACCGCTGGCTAACCGCCCCAGCCTTTGCTGATGGACGCTTGGTACTAGGCGACTTTGAAGGCTATGTGCACCTGATTGATGCCCGCGGAGGCGACATTGTAGGTCGTACTCGCGTGCACAAATCTGGTATCAGTGTGCGCCCAGTGACCGAAGGCAAGATCATTCATGTCCAGGCCAATAATGGTCGCCTGGAAACCCTGGAAGTAACTCCATGA
- the ndk gene encoding nucleoside-diphosphate kinase, which yields MATERTLSIIKPDAVAKNAIGDIIARFEKAGLKVVAAKMAHLSEEKAGGFYAEHKERPFFKDLVGFMTSGPVVVQVLEGEGAIAKNRELMGATNPKEAAPGTIRADFAETIDANAVHGSDSPESAEREISYFFGNDEICPR from the coding sequence ATGGCAACTGAACGCACTCTTTCGATCATCAAGCCTGACGCCGTTGCTAAAAATGCTATTGGTGACATCATTGCTCGTTTTGAAAAAGCTGGCTTGAAAGTCGTTGCCGCTAAAATGGCGCATCTCTCTGAAGAGAAAGCGGGCGGTTTCTACGCCGAGCATAAAGAGCGTCCTTTCTTCAAAGACTTGGTCGGTTTCATGACCTCTGGCCCTGTCGTTGTTCAAGTACTGGAAGGCGAAGGCGCTATCGCTAAAAATCGCGAACTGATGGGTGCAACTAACCCTAAAGAAGCCGCCCCGGGTACTATCCGCGCTGACTTTGCTGAAACAATCGACGCTAACGCTGTCCATGGCTCTGACTCTCCGGAAAGCGCTGAGCGTGAAATTAGCTACTTCTTCGGTAACGACGAAATCTGCCCGCGCTAA
- the rlmN gene encoding 23S rRNA (adenine(2503)-C(2))-methyltransferase RlmN, whose protein sequence is MTTTVAQHTPAPHSTIDSASAQQTAAARQNLLGLSREQMEAFFVSIGEKKFRATQVMKWIHQEGSDDFAAMTNLSKPLREKLAKVAEIRGPAVVYEGTSSDGTRKWVLEVEDGSYVETVLIPAENGKRRTLCVSSQVGCSLDCSFCSTGKQGFQRNLTAAEIIGQVWVAQRSVGPRRDTANRPVTNVVMMGMGEPLLNFDNVVPAMKLMLDDNGYGLSKRRVTLSTSGVVPMIDKLGDEMDVSLAISLHASTDELRNELVPINRKYNIRALLDACHRYLSKCPDNRQVTIEYTLIHDVNDQQEHAEQLAALLKELPCKINLIPFNPFPNSGYEKPSRNQVMRFQQWLYDLGYNATVRTTRGDDIDAACGQLVGRVKDRTKRSARYIQSVQLDAD, encoded by the coding sequence ATGACCACCACCGTAGCTCAACATACACCCGCTCCCCATTCAACCATTGACAGTGCCTCTGCCCAACAGACAGCGGCAGCGCGTCAAAATCTGCTCGGCTTATCCCGCGAGCAGATGGAAGCTTTTTTTGTTTCCATTGGCGAAAAGAAGTTTCGTGCCACCCAGGTGATGAAGTGGATCCACCAGGAAGGCAGCGATGACTTTGCAGCGATGACTAATCTATCAAAGCCGCTGCGGGAAAAGCTGGCGAAGGTGGCGGAGATACGAGGCCCTGCGGTTGTCTACGAGGGAACCTCAAGCGACGGTACACGTAAGTGGGTGCTTGAGGTAGAAGATGGCAGCTATGTGGAAACGGTGCTAATTCCGGCTGAAAACGGTAAGCGCCGTACGTTATGCGTCTCTTCCCAGGTCGGCTGCTCGCTGGACTGTAGCTTCTGCTCTACCGGAAAGCAGGGATTCCAGCGTAACTTGACCGCCGCGGAGATCATCGGCCAGGTATGGGTCGCTCAACGCAGCGTTGGGCCACGCCGGGACACCGCCAACCGTCCAGTTACCAACGTCGTCATGATGGGCATGGGGGAACCCCTACTCAACTTCGATAACGTTGTGCCTGCAATGAAATTAATGCTGGATGATAACGGCTACGGGCTTTCGAAGCGCCGGGTCACGCTCTCTACCTCCGGCGTTGTTCCGATGATTGACAAGCTAGGTGATGAGATGGACGTTAGCCTAGCCATTTCGCTACACGCGTCAACTGACGAGTTGCGTAATGAGTTGGTGCCCATTAACCGTAAGTACAATATCCGTGCGCTCCTGGATGCCTGCCACCGCTACTTATCAAAATGCCCTGACAACCGCCAGGTCACTATCGAGTACACGCTGATCCATGATGTGAACGACCAACAGGAGCACGCCGAGCAACTGGCAGCACTGCTCAAAGAGCTACCTTGTAAAATTAATTTAATACCGTTTAATCCGTTCCCAAACTCAGGGTACGAGAAGCCGTCACGCAACCAAGTCATGCGTTTCCAGCAATGGCTATACGATTTAGGCTACAACGCTACGGTGCGCACAACCCGCGGTGACGATATCGATGCTGCCTGCGGCCAGCTTGTCGGACGTGTAAAAGATCGCACCAAACGGAGCGCGCGCTATATTCAGTCCGTACAGCTTGATGCAGACTAG
- the hisS gene encoding histidine--tRNA ligase, with protein sequence MSKSAVKKIQAIRGMNDLLPSDSPRWQFFEANVRKLMHRYGFEEIRTPIVEQTALFARSIGEVTDIVEKEMYTFDDRNGDSLTLRPEGTASCVRAAMEHGLLHNQTQRLWYQGPMFRHERPQKGRYRQFHQIGVETYGFEGPDIDAEVILLSARLWRELGLLDHVTLELNSLGSLEARTAYRDKLVAYFEQHHDVLDEDSKRRLTSNPLRILDSKNPAMADMLNAAPQLMDHLDDASREHFEQLKAMLDAADIGYVINPRLVRGLDYYCRTVFEWTTTALGSQGTVCAGGRYDGLVEQLGGKPTPAVGFAMGIERLVLLLETLNLVPDAALGGCDVYLLPMDDSTTVTALILAEQLRSELPELRLQLHCGGGSFKSRMKKADKSAAPIAVLIGEDELAENSVTLKFLRDEREQQRVAQADLAAMLRELVAH encoded by the coding sequence TTGAGTAAGTCCGCTGTTAAAAAGATTCAAGCGATCCGAGGTATGAACGACCTATTGCCCAGCGACAGCCCTCGCTGGCAATTTTTTGAAGCCAACGTCCGTAAATTAATGCATCGCTATGGCTTTGAAGAAATTCGCACCCCGATAGTCGAGCAAACCGCACTGTTCGCCCGATCTATTGGTGAAGTGACGGATATCGTTGAAAAAGAGATGTACACCTTCGACGATCGCAATGGTGACAGCCTGACACTACGTCCGGAAGGCACTGCTAGCTGCGTGCGTGCGGCCATGGAGCATGGCCTGCTACACAATCAAACGCAGCGGCTGTGGTATCAGGGCCCGATGTTTCGGCATGAGCGCCCGCAAAAAGGCCGTTACCGCCAGTTCCACCAAATAGGCGTCGAAACCTATGGCTTTGAAGGCCCGGACATCGATGCTGAGGTCATTTTACTCTCGGCCCGCCTATGGCGAGAACTGGGCCTTTTGGACCACGTAACGCTAGAACTCAACTCTCTAGGTTCACTAGAGGCGCGCACCGCCTACCGCGATAAGTTGGTGGCCTACTTTGAACAGCACCACGATGTGTTAGACGAAGACTCCAAACGCCGCCTAACCAGCAATCCGCTGCGCATTCTGGACTCCAAGAACCCAGCAATGGCCGATATGCTCAATGCCGCGCCGCAGCTGATGGATCACCTAGACGATGCATCGCGAGAGCATTTTGAGCAGTTAAAGGCGATGTTAGACGCTGCAGATATTGGGTATGTTATCAACCCACGCTTGGTACGCGGCCTAGACTACTACTGCCGCACTGTTTTCGAGTGGACTACTACCGCGCTTGGCAGCCAAGGCACGGTTTGTGCAGGCGGGCGTTACGATGGTCTGGTTGAGCAGTTAGGTGGTAAACCTACCCCAGCTGTTGGCTTTGCCATGGGTATTGAACGCCTTGTTCTTCTGCTGGAAACGCTCAATTTAGTGCCTGATGCAGCGCTGGGCGGCTGCGATGTATACCTGCTACCTATGGATGACAGCACCACAGTGACGGCGCTCATACTAGCAGAGCAGCTACGCAGTGAGCTGCCGGAACTCAGGCTACAGCTACATTGCGGTGGTGGTAGCTTCAAAAGCCGCATGAAAAAAGCTGACAAAAGCGCTGCCCCTATTGCGGTGCTGATAGGTGAAGACGAGCTGGCTGAAAACAGCGTAACGCTTAAGTTTCTGCGTGATGAGCGCGAGCAACAGCGTGTAGCCCAAGCTGACCTTGCCGCCATGCTCCGTGAGCTAGTCGCCCATTAA
- a CDS encoding HesB/IscA family protein, whose product MATLNITPAAAEQIHRALAERGQGLGLRVSVKPSGCSGYSYVLDFADEEHSDDIRFEAHGASVYVAPNALEMLDGSEVDYVSEGLNRFFRFNNPNVKDQCGCGESFTV is encoded by the coding sequence ATGGCAACACTCAACATTACGCCTGCTGCAGCTGAACAGATACACCGCGCACTGGCCGAACGCGGCCAAGGACTCGGCCTACGGGTATCAGTTAAGCCAAGTGGCTGCTCAGGCTATAGCTATGTACTGGATTTCGCTGATGAGGAACACAGCGATGATATTCGCTTCGAAGCTCACGGTGCCAGTGTTTATGTCGCCCCCAATGCCCTAGAAATGTTAGACGGTAGCGAGGTGGACTACGTAAGCGAAGGGCTAAACCGTTTTTTCCGCTTCAACAACCCTAATGTAAAAGATCAGTGCGGCTGCGGTGAAAGCTTTACTGTTTAA
- the pilW gene encoding type IV pilus biogenesis/stability protein PilW, which translates to MTGICRRFPSRVPMLCVLVGSMLLTGCATPNGVTTQGNEDAADAYTQLGVAYLERENLPRALNALDRALEINPRHAEALQALALVYQQQGENKLAHHYFQQAVNTAPSFTRARNNYAAFLYQQAQFAAACEQLEIASQDAQYANRAQLFTNLGQCYVALEKFDSAREGFQRAQSIDPRNARGYLMLAELEVSQGNYGQAWEPLQSYLQLTGPDPAALEMAIDLAHARGDHAAAADYQQLLNTN; encoded by the coding sequence ATGACCGGTATTTGCAGACGCTTCCCATCCAGGGTACCCATGCTGTGTGTGCTTGTAGGCAGCATGTTGCTAACCGGCTGTGCAACACCAAACGGAGTAACTACCCAAGGAAACGAGGATGCAGCTGATGCCTATACTCAATTAGGTGTCGCCTACTTAGAGCGCGAGAATCTGCCCCGCGCATTAAACGCCCTAGACCGCGCCTTGGAAATTAATCCTCGTCACGCTGAGGCACTTCAGGCCCTAGCGCTGGTCTACCAGCAGCAAGGAGAGAACAAGCTTGCTCATCATTACTTTCAGCAAGCCGTTAACACAGCACCCTCTTTTACCCGGGCGCGTAATAATTATGCCGCGTTTCTCTACCAACAAGCACAGTTTGCAGCGGCCTGCGAACAGCTAGAAATCGCATCGCAAGATGCCCAGTATGCCAACCGAGCCCAGCTATTTACCAATTTAGGGCAGTGTTACGTAGCACTGGAAAAATTTGATAGTGCCCGCGAAGGCTTTCAACGCGCGCAGAGTATCGACCCACGTAATGCACGTGGCTATTTAATGTTAGCTGAGTTAGAAGTTTCGCAGGGCAATTACGGGCAAGCCTGGGAGCCACTGCAGAGCTATTTGCAATTGACCGGGCCAGACCCAGCAGCACTGGAAATGGCGATTGATCTCGCCCACGCACGCGGCGACCACGCCGCAGCGGCGGATTACCAGCAGTTGCTGAATACCAATTAA
- the iscR gene encoding Fe-S cluster assembly transcriptional regulator IscR: protein MRLTTKGRYAVTAMLDLALNVQYGPTSLGDISQRQEISLSYLEQLFARLRRAGLVTSVRGPGGGYLLAIPAEDISVSKVIDAVNETVDATRCQGLSDCQQGDTCLTHFLWCELSGQIRNFLDDITLAQLMQRPDVIRIALRQKHRVDAGILASSP, encoded by the coding sequence ATGCGCTTGACTACAAAAGGCCGTTACGCTGTTACCGCCATGCTCGACCTAGCCCTCAACGTCCAGTATGGCCCCACCAGCTTAGGCGATATTTCACAACGCCAAGAGATTTCACTCTCTTACCTTGAGCAACTATTCGCTCGCTTGCGGCGTGCGGGGCTCGTAACCAGTGTGCGCGGTCCTGGGGGTGGTTACCTGCTAGCCATACCTGCCGAAGATATCAGCGTTTCAAAAGTTATTGACGCGGTAAACGAAACAGTTGATGCGACACGCTGCCAGGGTTTATCTGACTGCCAGCAGGGCGACACCTGTTTAACCCACTTCTTGTGGTGCGAACTTTCCGGGCAAATTCGCAATTTTCTTGACGACATCACCCTTGCCCAATTGATGCAGCGCCCCGATGTTATACGTATCGCCTTACGGCAAAAACATCGCGTTGATGCAGGCATTCTTGCCTCATCCCCTTGA
- a CDS encoding RodZ domain-containing protein, giving the protein MSETQLLDSATSNTATPGELLLRQREALGVPLVDAARALNLRPAVIAGLEQDNYDEIPVTAYRRGYLRSYAKYLDMDDRLVLDAYQARHGSADTDRKVTPVSVARPPSKIGALLFKLVTLLVIVGLIAVTVMWWQSRGGSEPPSMGASPTIEEEEALSASNDRELTSGVVAPPQLPSETSTDASEAATSSAPAEATAEVSEEATQSAVLVASDSTPAADTSDDEQATEAAPAASPNTLELTFNEQSWTEIFDASNQRVFVGLQAPGTTASVEGTPPFRLTIGNATGVELRYQGEVVNLPQRAGANNVARFTLGE; this is encoded by the coding sequence ATGAGCGAAACACAATTACTTGATAGCGCCACCTCAAATACGGCCACTCCTGGTGAGCTTTTGTTACGCCAACGTGAAGCACTTGGCGTACCTCTGGTTGATGCCGCCCGCGCCCTCAACCTGCGCCCAGCAGTGATAGCGGGGCTGGAACAAGACAATTATGATGAAATCCCGGTTACCGCCTACCGCCGCGGCTACCTTCGCTCTTATGCTAAGTACTTGGATATGGACGACCGCCTAGTACTCGATGCCTATCAGGCACGCCACGGCAGTGCCGACACTGATCGCAAAGTCACACCTGTTTCAGTTGCCAGACCACCATCGAAAATAGGCGCTTTGCTATTTAAGCTCGTTACACTACTGGTTATCGTTGGTTTAATTGCCGTTACGGTAATGTGGTGGCAAAGCCGCGGCGGCAGTGAACCACCAAGCATGGGTGCCTCACCGACAATAGAAGAAGAGGAAGCGCTCAGCGCCTCAAATGACCGAGAGCTCACGTCAGGCGTAGTTGCTCCTCCTCAGTTACCTTCTGAAACCAGCACAGATGCAAGCGAGGCCGCCACCAGTTCAGCACCGGCTGAGGCAACAGCAGAGGTATCGGAAGAAGCTACTCAATCCGCGGTGTTGGTTGCATCAGATAGCACGCCAGCAGCAGATACCAGCGATGATGAACAGGCGACTGAGGCAGCCCCTGCTGCATCACCAAACACACTAGAACTGACATTTAACGAGCAGTCCTGGACAGAAATTTTTGATGCCAGCAACCAGCGAGTGTTTGTCGGCCTACAAGCCCCAGGCACTACCGCAAGCGTTGAGGGTACGCCCCCTTTTCGCTTAACGATCGGCAATGCCACCGGTGTAGAGCTGCGCTACCAAGGCGAGGTAGTTAACCTTCCTCAACGTGCTGGCGCCAATAATGTTGCCCGCTTCACCCTAGGAGAGTGA
- the ispG gene encoding flavodoxin-dependent (E)-4-hydroxy-3-methylbut-2-enyl-diphosphate synthase, whose amino-acid sequence MHAPSPIKRRFSRQIHVGNVAVGGDAPIAVQSMTNTNTLDVAATVAQIQQLEKAGADIVRVSVPDMDAAETFGQIKKLVDVPLVADIHFDYKIALRVAELGVDCLRINPGNIGREDRVRAVVSAARDHGIPIRIGVNAGSLEKDLQKKYGEPTPAALVESAMRHIDYLERLNFPDFKVSVKASDVFMAVAAYRDLATRIEQPLHLGITEAGGLRAGTVKSSIGLGMLLMDGIGDTIRVSLAADPVEEVKVGFDMLKSLKLRAKGINFIACPSCSRQNFDVISTMNQLEERLEDVMTPLDVSVIGCVVNGPGEAKETDIGLTGGSPANLVYIDGKPASKLRNDHLVDDLEKLIREKVRQKQQQENDMIARSV is encoded by the coding sequence ATGCACGCCCCTTCTCCCATTAAACGCCGTTTCTCACGCCAAATTCATGTTGGCAACGTAGCCGTAGGCGGCGATGCGCCTATCGCTGTTCAGAGCATGACCAATACCAACACACTGGATGTTGCGGCCACTGTGGCGCAAATTCAGCAGTTGGAAAAAGCTGGCGCTGATATTGTGCGTGTCTCTGTACCGGACATGGACGCCGCGGAAACCTTTGGCCAAATTAAAAAGCTAGTCGATGTTCCACTAGTTGCTGACATCCATTTCGATTACAAAATTGCCTTACGCGTTGCCGAACTTGGCGTTGACTGCCTACGGATCAATCCCGGCAATATTGGCCGGGAAGACCGGGTCCGTGCGGTAGTAAGCGCTGCCCGCGATCACGGCATTCCGATCCGCATCGGTGTTAATGCAGGCTCTTTAGAAAAAGACCTGCAAAAAAAGTATGGCGAGCCTACCCCCGCAGCTCTGGTAGAGTCAGCCATGCGCCATATTGACTACCTGGAACGGCTGAACTTTCCCGACTTTAAAGTCAGCGTAAAGGCCTCAGATGTATTTATGGCTGTCGCTGCTTACCGCGACCTCGCTACTCGTATTGAGCAGCCGCTGCACCTGGGCATTACCGAAGCAGGTGGGCTGCGCGCAGGCACCGTTAAGTCATCCATTGGCCTTGGCATGCTACTGATGGACGGGATTGGCGACACTATCCGCGTTTCCCTGGCGGCCGACCCGGTGGAAGAAGTTAAAGTTGGTTTTGATATGCTCAAAAGCCTTAAGCTACGCGCCAAAGGCATCAACTTTATCGCCTGCCCCAGCTGTTCACGCCAAAACTTCGATGTTATCAGCACCATGAACCAGCTTGAAGAACGCTTAGAAGACGTGATGACCCCTTTGGATGTCTCGGTCATTGGCTGTGTAGTGAATGGCCCAGGCGAAGCAAAAGAGACGGATATTGGCCTAACCGGCGGCTCACCTGCCAACCTGGTATACATCGACGGCAAGCCTGCAAGTAAGCTGCGCAATGACCACCTTGTGGATGATCTTGAAAAGCTGATCCGTGAGAAAGTGCGTCAAAAACAGCAGCAAGAAAACGATATGATCGCTCGCAGCGTTTAA
- a CDS encoding YfgM family protein, with protein sequence MAELRSEEEQLEVAKRWWKENGTSLIAGAVLAAAGVLGWNAWQNYQEGQAEAASARYQQLVNMTASNTLEDDQLVAARELISEINDEHGKTLYAELALLLDARLAVQQGNLDDARTALEQVASSSSRRYVQSLAWLRLARIEVAEGNPEAALSLLDEPITESLAAQKANIQGDAYAALGETEQAREAWQTALELAQTQNQALYGVQFKLDDLGAKEATQ encoded by the coding sequence GTGGCGGAGCTGAGAAGCGAAGAAGAGCAGCTTGAGGTAGCAAAGCGCTGGTGGAAAGAGAATGGAACTTCTCTTATTGCAGGTGCTGTTCTCGCGGCAGCGGGGGTACTTGGCTGGAATGCCTGGCAAAACTATCAGGAAGGCCAGGCTGAAGCCGCCTCTGCCCGTTATCAACAGCTGGTTAATATGACGGCTAGCAACACCCTGGAAGACGACCAATTGGTCGCTGCCCGTGAGTTGATTAGCGAAATTAACGACGAGCATGGCAAGACACTCTATGCCGAGCTGGCACTGTTATTGGATGCCCGACTTGCCGTTCAGCAGGGTAATCTAGACGACGCCAGAACCGCCCTTGAGCAAGTTGCCAGTAGCTCCTCGCGCCGTTATGTACAGAGCCTAGCTTGGCTACGTTTAGCACGTATAGAAGTCGCCGAAGGCAACCCTGAAGCAGCATTGAGCCTACTCGATGAGCCTATTACAGAGTCGCTCGCCGCTCAAAAAGCGAATATCCAAGGTGATGCTTATGCCGCTTTGGGAGAAACAGAACAAGCACGCGAAGCTTGGCAAACCGCTCTAGAGTTGGCACAAACTCAGAACCAGGCTCTCTATGGCGTACAGTTTAAGCTTGACGACCTTGGCGCCAAGGAGGCGACACAATGA